One region of Camelina sativa cultivar DH55 chromosome 6, Cs, whole genome shotgun sequence genomic DNA includes:
- the LOC104790962 gene encoding probable LRR receptor-like serine/threonine-protein kinase At3g47570, which yields MRLFLLLSFNVLTLLDAFTDVSDRQALLEFKSQISQGKRDVLYSWNNSLHVCNWKGVTCGRKHKRVTQLHLPGLQLGGVISPSIGNLSFLISLNISRNSFGGTIPDEVGNLFRLEHLDMNFNLIEGEIPASLSNCSRLLELQFSSNLLGGGVPSELWSLTKLVTLDLYGNNLKGKLPDSLGNLTCLRELGFGGNNIDGRVPDNIVRLNRMVYLDLSDNNFLGFFPPPVYNLSSLYILNIFRNSFSGSLRPDFGNLLPNLQGLYMGRNYFTGAIPTTFSNISNLQKLGMEFNNLTGSIPPSFGKLRNLELLSLHSNSLGSGSFGDLEFFGALTNCTKLEILEAGRNRLGGDLPTSIGNMSRELNYLSLDTNFITGSIPHEIGNLVSLQSLWLEKNLLSGPLPTSLGKLLGLMKLSLYSNRISKHIPPYVGNLSRLESLYLYDNYFDGIVPPTLGNCSHLLELWIGDNMLNGTIPREIMQISPLLILSMPRNSFTGSLPEEVGRLENLVTLSLEDNKLSGQLPRTLGTCLSMEVIYLQGNSFDGAIPDIRGLVAIKEIDLSNNDLFGVIPGYLANFSMLQYLNLSVNNFEGRVPTEGNFQNASLVAVFGNKDLCGGIRELRLKRCSVKEPPMGTKHSSLSKKFVIGVSVGIALLFLLFTTSFFLLWFRKRKKTLETNNNPTPFTLGAFHENISYGDLQNATDGFSPNNLIGSGSFGTVFKALLPPENKVVAVKVLNMEKRGAMKSFMAECGSLKDIRHRNLVKLLTACASIDFHGDEFRALIYEFMPNGSLDMWLHPEEVEETRRPSRTLTLLERLNIVIDVASVLDYLHVHCHEPIAHCDLKPSNVLLDDDLTAHVSDFGLARLLLKFDQDSFFNQLSSAGVRGTIGYAAPEYGVGGKPSIYGDVYSFGVLVLEMFTGKRPTNELFGGNFTLQSYTMSALPERVLDIADKSSLHGGLGIGFRIAECLTLVLEVGLRCCDESPSNRLVASEAAKELISIREKFFKARRTARR from the exons ATGAGactgtttcttttactttctttcaaTGTTCTCACGTTACTTGACGCTTTCACCGATGTATCTGATAGGCAAGCGTTGTTGGAGTTTAAGTCTCAAATTTCTCAAGGCAAGAGAGATGTCTTGTACTCATGGAATAACTCACTCCATGTGTGCAACTGGAAGGGGGTTACATGCGGCCGCAAACATAAGAGAGTTACTCAACTGCACCTCCCAGGATTGCAATTGGGCGGGGTGATATCACCATCTATTGGTAATCTTTCGTTTCTCATATCACTTAATATCTCTCGTAACTCTTTTGGTGGTACCATCCCTGACGAGGTGGGAAACTTGTTTAGACTTGAACACTTGGATATgaactttaatttaattgagGGAGAGATTCCAGCCAGTTTGTCCAACTGTTCTAGATTGTTAGAGCTTCAGTTTAGCTCAAATCTTCTTGGAGGAGGTGTTCCTTCAGAGCTATGGTCACTGACGAAGCTCGTTACTTTAGATCTTTATGGAAACAACCTAAAAGGAAAGCTCCCTGATTCTCTAGGAAACTTAACATGCCTTAGAGAACTTGGCTTTGGAGGTAACAATATAGATGGAAGAGTTCCGGATAATATAGTTAGATTGAATCGAATGGTGTATCTCGACTTATCAGATAACAATTTCTTAGGTTTTTTTCCTCCCCCTGTCTACAACTTGTCCTcactttatattttaaacatcTTTAGAAATAGTTTCTCAGGTAGTTTAAGGCCTGATTTTGGTAATTTGCTACCAAACCTTCAAGGACTATATATGGGAAGGAATTATTTCACAGGAGCCATTCCAACTACATTTTCCAATATCTCGAATCTTCAAAAATTGGGAATGGAGTTTAACAATCTAACAGGAAGTATTCCTCCTAGCTTTGGAAAATTACGGAATTTAGAATTACTCTCACTTCATAGCAATTCTTTGGGAAGTGGCTCTTTTGGAGATCTTGAGTTTTTTGGTGCATTGACTAACTGCACCAAACTAGAAATCTTAGAGGCTGGTCGTAATAGGCTGGGGGGTGACCTGCCTACTTCCATTGGTAATATGTCCAGGGAGCTAAACTATCTAAGCCTTGACACAAATTTCATCACTGGTAGCATTCCTCATGAGATTGGGAATCTTGTAAGTCTACAGTCACTTTGGTTGGAGAAAAATCTGCTGTCGGGACCACTCCCGACCTCTCTTGGGAAGCTTCTAGGATTGATGAAATTAAGTTTGTATTCAAATAGGATATCAAAACATATACCACCTTATGTCGGCAACCTCTCTCGGTTAGAGTCACTCTACTTGTATGACAATTATTTTGATGGAATTGTTCCTCCGACCCTAGGTAATTGTAGTCACCTACTAGAACTATGGATTGGGGATAATATGTTGAATGGGACTATACCTCGGGAAATAATGCAAATTTCACCCCTTCTTATCCTTAGCATGCCACGTAATTCTTTCACCGGCTCTCTCCCTGAAGAGGTTGGGCGACTAGAAAACCTTGTTACACTATCACTTGAAGATAATAAATTATCAGGACAACTCCCACGGACTTTGGGGACCTGTCTCTCGATGGAAGTTATTTATTTACAAGGAAATTCGTTCGATGGAGCCATTCCAGATATAAGAGGGTTGGTGGCTATTAAAGAAATTGATTTGTCGAACAATGATCTTTTTGGAGTTATACCTGGATATCTTGCAAATTTTTCCATGTTGCAGTATCTCAATCTATCCGTTAACAATTTTGAAGGAAGAGTGCCAACAGaaggaaattttcaaaatgcATCGTTAGTTGCTGTATTTGGAAACAAAGATTTATGTGGAGGCATTAGAGAGTTACGACTAAAGAGATGCTCAGTGAAAGAACCACCAATGGGAACAAAGCATTCCTCTCTTTCAAAGAAATTTGTGATTGGGGTTAGTGTGGGCATAGCTTTGCTTTTTTTGCTGTTCACAACATCATTTTTTCTACTTTGGTtccgaaaaagaaagaaaaccctTGAGACCAATAATAATCCTACTCCTTTCACTTTGGGGGCCTTTCATGAAAACATAAGTTATGGAGATCTTCAAAATGCAACAGATGGCTTCTCTCCGAACAATTTGATTGGGTCAGGTAGTTTTGGTACTGTGTTTAAGGCATTGCTCCCTCCGGAGAACAAAGTTGTTGCGGTTAAAGTTCTTAACATGGAGAAACGTGGAGCAATGAAGAGCTTTATGGCAGAATGTGGATCCCTCAAGGACATAAGGCATCGTAATCTTGTGAAACTATTGACGGCTTGCGCTAGTATTGATTTCCATGGTGACGAATTCAGAGCTCTCATATATGAGTTCATGCCGAATGGAAGCTTGGATATGTGGCTGCACCCTGAGGAAGTCGAAGAGACTCGTAGGCCCTCAAGAACCTTGACGCTTCTTGAAAGGCTAAACATTGTCATAGACGTGGCCTCTGTTTTGGACTATCTTCATGTTCATTGTCATGAGCCTATAGCTCATTGTGATCTTAAGCCAAGCAACGTCCTTTTAGATGATGATCTAACAGCCCATGTTAGCGACTTTGGTCTGGCTCGTCTTCTCCTCAAATTCGATCAGGATTCTTTCTTCAACCAACTAAGCTCGGCTGGCGTCAGAGGAACCATCGGCTATGCCGCACCAG AATATGGAGTGGGAGGAAAGCCATCAATATATGGTGATGTATATAGCTTTGGGGTTCTCGTTTTGGAAATGTTTACTGGAAAAAGACCAACCAATGAGTTATTTGGGGGTAACTTTACCCTCCAAAGCTACACCATGTCGGCGTTGCCTGAAAGAGTACTGGACATTGCAGACAAATCGAGTCTTCACGGTGGTCTCGGAATTGGTTTCCGTATTGCTGAGTGCTTGACACTGGTTTTGGAGGTAGGACTTAGGTGTTGTGACGAATCTCCATCGAACCGGTTGGTAGCTAGTGAAGCCGCAAAGGAGTTGATCTCAATCAGAGAGAAATTCTTTAAAGCTAGAAGAACAGCGAGACGTTGA
- the LOC104790964 gene encoding myb-related protein 306 isoform X2, whose amino-acid sequence MGRPPCCDKIGVKKGPWTPEEDIILVSYIQEHGPGNWRSVPTHTGLRRCSKSCRLRWTNYLRPGIKRGNFTQHEEKMILHLQALLGNRCQRSTISNMLHLMSLEITIYNGHWILRLP is encoded by the exons ATGGGAAGACCACCATGCTGTGATAAGATTGGAGTGAAGAAAGGGCCATGGACACCAGAGGAAGATATCATCTTGGTTTCTTACATCCAAGAACATGGTCCTGGAAACTGGAGATCTGTGCCTACTCACACAG GTTTGAGGAGATGTAGCAAAAGCTGTAGATTGAGGTGGACTAATTATCTTCGGCCTGGTATTAAGCGTGGAAATTTCACTCAGCATGAAGAGAAGATGATTCTCCATCTTCAGGCTCTTTTGGGCAACAG atGTCAAAGATCAACAATCTCAAATATGCTGCACTTAATGTCTCTGGAGATAACTATTTACAATGGGCATTGGATATTAAGATTACCTTGA
- the LOC104698941 gene encoding uncharacterized protein LOC104698941, giving the protein MNAASETVTPNSEALLNVNMTNVARLTPTNYIMWSRQVHALIDGYGLASYLDGFKVFPADTVTVDGTSSPNPAYVNCVCQEKLLYSALLGAISVSIQPILSRAHTTAEIWTTLASTYAKTSRGHIRQIKLQLKNWKEDTKTIDAYLQGLTTRFDELALLGKSLDHEDQVEIILEGLPEEYKTIVDQVEGRDTPPTITELYEKLINHESKLLTTQPLLSTPITANVALPQRNNTNPRTQNRFHQRNNTNWNSSSRQPNDFRAPRPYLGRCQICGTQLALFQQQQPRANFITATPWLLNSAATHHISSDLANLSLHQPYTGGEQVVVGDGQGLPITHTGSAYLTSQTKPLSLTNVLYVPDIKKNLISVYRMCNANRV; this is encoded by the coding sequence ATGAATGCAGCCTCTGAAACCGTGACCCCAAACTCTGAAGCTCTTCTCAATGTCAACATGACAAATGTTGCACGGCTTACTCCTACCAACTACATCATGTGGAGTCGTCAAGTCCATGCTCTTATTGATGGGTATGGTCTTGCTTCGTACCTTGATGGATTTAAGGTGTTCCCTGCTGACACAGTCACGGTTGATGGCACCAGCTCTCCCAATCCTGCGTACGTCAACTGTGTCTGTCAAGAAAAACTACTCTACAGTGCCCTCCTCGGTGCAATCTCCGTCTCCATCCAGCCGATCCTCTCTCGTGCTCACACCACTGCTGAGATCTGGACCACACTTGCCTCCACCTATGCAAAAACAAGTCGTGGTCATATCCGTCAAATCAAGCTCCAACTCAAGAACTGGAAGGAAGATACCAAAACGATCGATGCGTATCTTCAAGGCCTTACCACCCGTTTTGATGAACTCGCACTTTTGGGAAAATCTCTTGATCATGAAGATCAAGTGGAGATTATCCTTGAAGGTCTTCCGGAGGAGTACAAGACCATCGTTGATCAAGTCGAAGGTCGTGATACACCACCGACTATCACCGAACTCTATGAGAAACTCATTAACCATGAGTCGAAGTTGCTGACAACACAACCTCTTCTGTCTACACCAATCACTGCCAATGTTGCTCTGCCCCAGCGTAACAACACCAACCCTCGCACTCAGAACCGGTTTCACCAACGCAACAACACCAACTGGAACTCCTCGTCTCGTCAACCTAATGACTTCCGTGCACCTCGTCCGTATCTTGGTCGTTGTCAGATTTGTGGAACTCAACTTGCCCTGTTCCAGCAACAACAACCACGAGCTAACTTCATCACTGCTACTCCTTGGCTGCTCAACTCTGCTGCGACCCATCACATATCCTCCGATCTTGCCAATCTCAGTCTTCATCAACCCTATACCGGTGGCGAACAAGTGGTAGTTGGTGATGGCCAGGGTCTTCCCATCACTCACACTGGTTCAGCTTATCTCACATCTCAAACTAAACCTCTATCACTCACCAATGTTCTTTATGTGCCAGACATTAAAAAGAATCTCATTTCTGTCTATCGCATGTGCAACGCTAACCGTGTTTAA
- the LOC104790964 gene encoding myb-related protein 306 isoform X1, with amino-acid sequence MGRPPCCDKIGVKKGPWTPEEDIILVSYIQEHGPGNWRSVPTHTGLRRCSKSCRLRWTNYLRPGIKRGNFTQHEEKMILHLQALLGNRWAAIASYLPGLSHIADFNVTLSHTQLVDFFFFCFFFLVYKYVEG; translated from the exons ATGGGAAGACCACCATGCTGTGATAAGATTGGAGTGAAGAAAGGGCCATGGACACCAGAGGAAGATATCATCTTGGTTTCTTACATCCAAGAACATGGTCCTGGAAACTGGAGATCTGTGCCTACTCACACAG GTTTGAGGAGATGTAGCAAAAGCTGTAGATTGAGGTGGACTAATTATCTTCGGCCTGGTATTAAGCGTGGAAATTTCACTCAGCATGAAGAGAAGATGATTCTCCATCTTCAGGCTCTTTTGGGCAACAG GTGGGCAGCTATAGCATCATACCTTCCAGGCCTTAGCCACATCGCAGATTTTAATGTCACACTGTCTCACACCCAACtcgttgactttttttttttttgttttttttttttggtttacaaataTGTAGAAGGATGA
- the LOC104790960 gene encoding uncharacterized protein LOC104790960 yields the protein MADHLSLCTDRLITSEMEKDSSGESSSRPQGTDLASSSSSVDEAEEEEPLLLQSVECRICQEEDTTKNLEAPCACNGSLKYAHRKCVQRWCNEKGDITCEICHQPYQPGYTAPPPPPPDETIIHIGDDWENGVPLDLTDPRILAMAAAERHFLEADYDEYSESNSSGAAFCRSAALILMALLLLRDALNLTTNSEDEDDPTAFFSLFLLRAAGFLLPCYIMAWAIGILQRRRQRQEAAALAAAEVAFMIHGGGLQRRGLHFAVAPEPPISNVPTPV from the exons ATGGCTGATCATTTGAGTTTATGTACCGATCGTCTCATTACTTCTGAGATGGAGAAAGATTCTTCAGGAGAGAGCTCTTCACGGCCTCAAGGCACggatttggcttcttcttcatcatctgtggatgaagctgaggaagaagaaccaCTTCTCCTCCAATCTGTTGAGTGCCGTATTTGCCAAGAGGAAGATACCACTAAGAACCTTGAGGCTCCTTGTGCTTGTAATGGTAGTTTGAAG TATGCTCATCGCAAGTGTGTTCAGCGTTGGTGTAATGAGAAAGGCGACATAACCTGTGAGATATGCCACCAG CCTTATCAACCTGGATATACAGCacctccgcctcctcctcctgatGAAACGATCATTCACATCGG TGACGATTGGGAGAACGGAGTGCCATTGGACTTGACTGACCCGCGCATTCTGGCAATGGCTGCAGCAGAACGCCATTTCTTGGAAGCTGACTATGACGAGTATTCTGAGTCTAACTCAAGCGGAGCTGCCTTTTGTCGCTCTGCTGCTCTCATC CTCATGGCACTTTTACTGTTACGAGATGCGCTAAATCTCACAACTAACTCAGAAGACGAGGACGATCCAACTGCCTTCTTCTCT CTTTTCCTTCTTCGTGCTGCTGGCTTCCTCCTCCCATGTTACATCATGGCATGGGCCATCGGTATACTACAACGTCGAAGACAAAGACAG GAAGCAGCAGCTCTAGCTGCCGCAGAAGTTGCTTTCATGATACACGGTGGTGGTCTTCAACGCAGGGGACTGCACTTTGCTGTAGCGCCTGAGCCACCGATATCCAACGTCCCAACACCTGTCTGA
- the LOC104698943 gene encoding uncharacterized protein LOC104698943, with amino-acid sequence MATPTNSNSPETTTNPNVVETRRTISRYDLTAADNSGAVISHPLLKGSNYDEWACGMKTALSSRKKFGFLDGSIARPNEGSSDLDDWWTIQALLVSWIKISIDPSLRSSISYRDVAKDLWDTLKKRFSVTNGPRIQQLKAELACCKQRCLAIEAYFGKLNRIWDNMAHYRPLRVCKCGKCECDLGTLQEQDREGDKVHEFLSGFDDNYHTVRSTLVSRMPLHPLEEVYNVVRQEEDLKTNARLTEPTPEVAAHAVQVKPRSTPFRTDVSDPNVVCKHCKHSGHSSDNCFAVLGYPKWWVHVPPTPNSHHANYTITDADRNGVSGLNDDQWRMLMNLLNGGAITSTEKVSGNFELLTAVCDMPPVLVILVDGRERVSTKEGTVVLRSNLVLKSVYFVEALTADLIAVGQLMDENRCVIQLADHFLVIQDRVSRTVIGAGKRDSGTFYFRRTELVAAVRTREDTSYELWHHRLGHPSAQVVGSLKNISVGKNSLPWLKTSLTPPFNTSVVITAPSL; translated from the exons ATGGCAACTCCGACGAACTCGAACTCACCCGAAACTACGACAAACCCGAATGTGGTGGAGACACGCCGTACGATCTCCCGTTACGACCTTACCGCGGCTGACAACTCTGGTGCTGTGATCTCTCATCCCTTACTCAAGGGATCGAACTATGATGAATGGGCTTGTGGAATGAAAACTGCTCTTTCTTCTCGCAAGAAGTTTGGTTTTCTCGATGGCTCTATCGCTAGACCCAATGAAGGCTCCTCAGATCTCGATGATTGGTGGACCATTCAAGCACTCCTTGTTTCCTGGATCAAGATTTCCATCGATCCGTCTCTTCGTTCCAGTATCTCCTACCGCGATGTTGCTAAGGATTTATGGGACACCTTGAAGAAACGTTTTTCAGTCACTAATGGTCCTCGCATTCAACAGCTGAAGGCGGAGTTGGCCTGCTGCAAGCAAAGATGTCTTGCTATTGAGGCTTACTTCGGCAAACTCAATAGGATTTGGGACAACATGGCACACTATCGTCCCTTGCGTGTTTGCAAGTGTGGGAAGTGTGAGTGTGACCTTGGGACTCTTCAAGAACAGGATCGTGAGGGTGACAAGGTTCACGAATTTCTTTCTGGTTTCGATGATAACTACCATACCGTGCGGTCTACTTTGGTTTCTCGTATGCCTCTTCATCCCTTGGAGGAGGTGTACAACGTTGTTCGCCAAGAAGAAGATCTAAAGACTAATGCTCGTCTAACTGAACCTACGCCGGAAGTTGCTGCTCACGCGGTGCAGGTGAAACCACGCTCGACTCCTTTTCGTACCGATGTTTCTGATCCTAATGTTGTGTGTAAGCATTGCAAACACTCTGGTCATTCTTCCGACAATTGCTTTGCTGTTCTTGGCTATCCTAAATGGTGGG TTCATGTCCCTCCCACACCAAACTCTCACCATGCGAACTACACAATCACGGATGCTGATCGCAATGGTGTAAGTGGTCTCAATGATGATCAGTGGCGTATGTTGATGAATCTCTTGAATGGGGGAGCCATCACAAGCACTGAAAAAGTATCCG GAAATTTTGAGCTTTTAACGGCTGTTTGCGATATGCCTCCGGTTCTTGTTATCTTGGTTGATGGTCGAGAAAGGGTTTCTACAAAGGAAGGCACTGTTGTCTTAAGGTCCAATCTGGTTTTGAAATCAGTCTATTTTGTCGAAGCGTTAACCGCTGATCTGATTGCAGTAGGACAATTAATGGATGAGAACCGTTGTGTGATTCAACTTGCCGATCACTTTCTTGTCATTCAGGACCGTGTTTCGAGGACGGTGATTGGAGCGGGTAAGCGGGACTCCGGAACCTTCTACTTTCGCAGAACAGAGCTTGTTGCAGCGGTTCGGACTCGTGAGGATACATCCTATGAGTTGTGGCATCATCGCTTGGGACATCCTTCTGCTCAAGTTGTTGGTtctcttaaaaatatttcagtTGGAAAAAATTCTTTGCCATGGTTAAAAACCAGTTTAACACCACCGTTTAACACTTCCGTAGTGATAACGGCACCGAGTTTATGA
- the LOC104790961 gene encoding probable LRR receptor-like serine/threonine-protein kinase At3g47570: MNNFSGVFPPAIYNLSSLEYLSMYGNGFWGNLRPDIGYLLPNLQDLTVGHNYLTGAIPTTLTNISSLQNLVIEYNNLKGSIPSSFGKVRNLQLLTFLDNSLGSHSVGDLEFLDSLTNCTQLHELDVGYNRLGGFLPASIANMSTNLIYLNLEENLISGNIPHDIGNLINLQILGLGSNMLTGPLPTSLGKLSRFGVLDVALNRMSGEIPSSLGNITLLEKLNLLHNSFHGTVPPSFGKCSHLLHLYIGSNKLNGTIPQEIMEIQSLLFLNMSNNSLTGSLPKDVGRLQNLVGLDVSHNRLSGHLPHSLGKCLSMKQLYLKGNFFDGAIPDISGLVGVTKVDFSNNNLSGSIHEYLANFTSLQYLNLSFNNFEGRVPTKGIFQNSSIILVFGNKNLCGGIKELKLKPCLAQEPLMEKHNSSHLKKVVVGVSVGMTFLLLLFIASVSLIWFKKRKKNKQTNDPTPSSLEVFHDKISYGDLRNAKNGFSSSNMIGSGSFGTVFKALLPKERTMVAVKVLNLQRRGAMKSFMAECESLKDIRHRNLVKLLTACASIDFQGNEFRALVYEFMSNGSLDKWLHREKVEEIRRPSRPLTLLERLNIAIDVATALVYLHVHCHEPIDIAILSQATYF, from the coding sequence ATGAACAATTTCTCTGGTGTTTTTCCTCCTGCTATCTACAACTTGTCCTCACTTGAGTATTTATCCATGTATGGTAATGGTTTTTGGGGTAATCTAAGGCCTGATATTGGTTATTTGTTACCAAATCTTCAAGATTTAACTGTGGGACATAATTATTTAACTGGAGCCATTCCAACAACACTTACCAATATCTCTAGTCTCCAAAATCTGGTAATAGAATACAACAATCTGAAAGGAAGTATTCCTTCTAGCTTTGGAAAGGTAAGGAATTTGCAACTCTTGACATTTCTTGATAATTCTCTGGGCAGTCACTCTGTTGGAGATCTTGAATTTCTTGATTCATTGACTAATTGCACCCAACTACATGAGTTAGATGTTGGTTATAATAGGCTTGGCGGTTTCTTGCCTGCTTCAATTGCCAATATGTCCACCAACCTTATCTATTTAAACCTTGAAGAAAATCTCATCTCAGGAAACATTCCTCATGACATTGGGAATCTCATAAACCTACAAATACTTGGGCTGGGCAGTAATATGTTAACAGGACCACTCCCAACATCTCTTGGAAAGCTTTCAAGATTTGGGGTATTAGATGTCGCTTTAAATAGAATGTCAGGGGAGATACCATCGTCATTAGGCAACATCACTTTATTAGAAAAACTCAATTTGTTACACAATAGTTTTCATGGAACCGTTCCTCCGAGTTTTGGAAAATGTAGTCACCTACTACATTTGTATATTGGGTCTAATAAGTTAAATGGGACTATACCTCAGGAAATTATGGAAATCCAATCCCTTCTCTTTCTAAACATGTCAAATAATTCTTTGACGGGCTCTCTACCAAAAGATGTTGGGAGACTTCAAAATCTAGTTGGGTTAGATGTTTCTCATAACAGATTATCAGGGCACCTACCACATAGTTTAGGAAAGTGTCTTTCTATGAAACAACTTTATCTCaaaggaaatttttttgatggaGCCATTCCAGATATAAGTGGGTTAGTCGGTGTTACGAAGGTTGATTTCTCAAACAATAATCTCTCTGGAAGTATACATGAATATCTTGCAAACTTCACCTCGTTGCAATATCTCAATCTATCGTTTAACAACTTCGAAGGAAGGGTGCCTACAAAAGGAATATTTCAGAACTCTTCTATCATTTTggtatttggaaacaaaaatctTTGTGGAGGCATCAAGGAACTGAAGCTAAAGCCATGCCTCGCGCAAGAACCACTAATGGAGAAACACAATTCTTCTCATTTAAAGAAAGTTGTTGTTGGAGTAAGCGTAGGCATGACTTTTCTTTTGCTGTTGTTCATAGCTTCGGtttctttgatttggttcaaaaaaagaaagaagaacaagcaGACCAATGACCCAACTCCTTCTAGTTTGGAAGTCTTCCATGATAAAATAAGTTATGGAGATCTTCGTAATGCAAAAAATGGCTTCTCTTCAAGTAATATGATCGGGTCAGGCAGTTTTGGTACTGTGTTTAAGGCGTTGCTCCCAAAGGAGAGAACGATGGTTGCAGTGAAAGTTCTGAACCTGCAGAGACGTGGAGCTATGAAGAGCTTTATGGCAGAATGTGAATCTTTGAAGGACATTAGGCATCGTAATCTTGTGAAACTATTGACAGCTTGTGCTAGTATTGATTTCCAAGGAAACGAATTCAGAGCTCTCGTATATGAGTTCATGTCGAATGGAAGCTTGGATAAGTGGCTGCATCGAGAGAAAGTAGAAGAGATCCGTAGGCCCTCAAGACCCTTGACACTTCTTGAAAGGCTTAACATTGCCATAGACGTGGCTACTGCTTTAGTTTATCTTCATGTTCATTGTCATGAGCCTATAGACATTGCGATCTTAAGCCAAGCAACATACTTTTAG
- the LOC104790965 gene encoding uncharacterized protein LOC104790965 yields the protein MSLSHNFNFAPKDSLFYKTSPFLTLPFFNLRLPIKNNQIFCRRAKKSLRMDSSQGIQEQRIVIPNSHNEKLVGLLHETGSTEIVVLCHGFRSSKNNQIMNNVAAAIEKEGISAFRFDFSGNGESEGSFYYGNYSHEADDLRSVVQYFSKMNRVVPIILGHSKGGDVVLLYASKYHDIRNVINLSGRYDLKKGIKERLGEDFLERIKQQGFIDVGDGKSGYRVTEESLTERLNTDMHEACLKIDKECRVLTVHGSGDEVIPVEDAKEFAKIIPNHKLEIVEGANHCYTEHQSQLVSTVMEFIKTAIVKNN from the exons ATGAGTCTTTCACATAACTTCAACTTCGCACCTAaagattctctattttacaaaaCCTCCCCTTTTCTCACTTTACCCTTCTTCAACCTTCGCCTTCCCATCAAGAACAATCAAATCTTCTGCAGGAGAGCAAAAAAAAGCTTGAGAATGGATTCGTCTCAGGGGATTCAAGAGCAGAGGATTGTGATTCCAAACAGCCACAACGAGAAGCTTGTTGGTCTGCTTCACGAGACTGGTTCTACAGAAATTGTCGTCTTGTGCCATGGCTTTCGATCTAGCAAG AATAACCAAATTATGAACAATGTGGCTGCTGCTATAGAGAAAGAAGGGATCAGCGCTTTTCGTTTTGATTTCTCTGGGAATGG AGAGAGTGAAGGCAGTTTCTACTATGGTAACTATAGCCATGAAGCTGATGATCTACGTTCTGTTGTCCAGTACTTCTCTAAAATGAACCGTGTGGTTCCTATAATTCTCGGGCATAGTAAAGGAGGTGATGTGGTTCTCCTCTATGCCTCCAAGTATCACGATATCCGCAATGTAATCAATCTCTCGGGACGTTATGATCTGAAAAAAGGCATCAAAGAGCGTCTTGGGGAAGATTTTTTGGAACGGATTAAGCAACAAGGATTCATTGATGTTGGAGATG GAAAATCCGGGTACCGTGTTACTGAGGAGAGCTTAACTGAAAGGTTAAACACTGATATGCATGAAGCTTGCCTCAAGATTGACAAAGAATGCAG GGTCTTGACGGTTCATGGTTCTGGTGACGAGGTAATACCCGTGGAAGATGCGAAGGAGTTTGCGAAGATCATACCGAACCACAAGCTGGAGATTGTGGAAGGTGCTAATCATTGTTATACCGAGCATCAAAGTCAATTAGTTTCTACCGTGATGGAGTTCATAAAGACAgctattgtgaagaacaactag
- the LOC104790964 gene encoding myb-related protein 306 isoform X3, with protein MGRPPCCDKIGVKKGPWTPEEDIILVSYIQEHGPGNWRSVPTHTGLRRCSKSCRLRWTNYLRPGIKRGNFTQHEEKMILHLQALLGNRLFIGST; from the exons ATGGGAAGACCACCATGCTGTGATAAGATTGGAGTGAAGAAAGGGCCATGGACACCAGAGGAAGATATCATCTTGGTTTCTTACATCCAAGAACATGGTCCTGGAAACTGGAGATCTGTGCCTACTCACACAG GTTTGAGGAGATGTAGCAAAAGCTGTAGATTGAGGTGGACTAATTATCTTCGGCCTGGTATTAAGCGTGGAAATTTCACTCAGCATGAAGAGAAGATGATTCTCCATCTTCAGGCTCTTTTGGGCAACAG gttatttatcggatccacataa